Proteins encoded in a region of the Paramagnetospirillum magneticum AMB-1 genome:
- the tnpC gene encoding IS66 family transposase has translation MKSRRHPPPDDVAALKAALLRVEAELAVARAKAADDQAVIAHQKLQIEKLNRALYGPRAERTARLIDQMELVFEELAASATEDEIAAEQAVAKTTNVVAFTRQRPARKPFPDHLPRERLVEPAPTTCSCCGSDRLRKLGEDVTETLEVIPRQWKVIQRVREKFTCRDCEKISQAPAPFHVTPRGWAGPSLLAMILFEKFGQHQPLNRQAERYAKEGVPLSLSTLADQVGAGCAVLEPLIRRIEAHVFAAGRLHGDDTTVPVLAKGKTDTGRCWVYVRDDRPFGGPAPPAAMFYYSRDRGGEHPQGHLASYAGLFQADAYGGYAKVYAPDRKPGPILEAACWVHARRPFFIMADLAENARRKARGKTTAPVSPLALEAVQRIDALFEIERAINGQTAEQRRAIRLEQSAPLVADLEIWMREQRAKLSRGNDLAKAMDYMLKRWPAFTRFLDDGRICLSNNAAERALRGIALGRKSWLFAGSDRGGQRAAAMYSMIVTAKMNDIDPQAWLADVLARIAGHSANRIDELLPWNWRSLPRVADSQAA, from the coding sequence ATGAAGAGCCGCCGCCACCCCCCACCCGATGATGTCGCCGCGCTGAAGGCAGCGTTGCTTCGGGTCGAGGCGGAACTGGCGGTGGCAAGGGCCAAGGCCGCCGACGACCAGGCCGTGATCGCGCACCAGAAATTGCAGATCGAGAAGCTGAACCGGGCGCTTTACGGCCCCCGCGCTGAGCGCACCGCGCGGCTGATCGACCAGATGGAATTGGTGTTCGAGGAGTTGGCCGCATCGGCCACCGAGGACGAGATCGCTGCCGAGCAGGCAGTGGCCAAGACCACCAATGTGGTGGCCTTTACCCGCCAGCGGCCGGCCCGCAAGCCTTTCCCCGACCACCTGCCGCGCGAGCGGCTCGTAGAGCCGGCACCGACCACCTGCTCATGCTGCGGCAGCGACCGGCTGCGCAAGCTGGGCGAGGACGTCACCGAGACGCTGGAGGTGATCCCCCGGCAGTGGAAGGTGATCCAGCGCGTCCGCGAGAAGTTCACCTGCCGGGACTGCGAGAAGATCAGCCAAGCCCCGGCTCCGTTCCATGTCACCCCTCGCGGCTGGGCCGGGCCTTCACTGCTGGCGATGATTCTGTTCGAGAAGTTCGGCCAGCATCAGCCGCTCAACCGCCAGGCCGAGCGCTATGCCAAGGAAGGCGTGCCGCTCAGCCTGTCCACCCTGGCCGATCAGGTCGGGGCCGGCTGCGCCGTGCTGGAGCCGCTGATCCGCCGCATCGAGGCCCATGTCTTCGCCGCCGGGCGGCTGCACGGCGACGACACCACCGTGCCGGTCCTGGCCAAGGGCAAGACCGACACCGGCCGATGTTGGGTCTATGTCCGCGACGACCGGCCCTTCGGTGGGCCTGCGCCGCCAGCGGCGATGTTCTATTACTCGCGCGACCGGGGCGGCGAGCATCCGCAAGGACATCTGGCCAGCTATGCCGGGCTGTTCCAGGCCGACGCCTATGGCGGCTACGCCAAGGTCTACGCGCCCGACCGCAAGCCGGGTCCGATCCTGGAGGCGGCCTGCTGGGTCCATGCACGGCGTCCGTTTTTCATCATGGCCGATCTCGCCGAGAACGCGCGGCGCAAGGCACGCGGCAAGACCACGGCGCCGGTCTCGCCGCTGGCCCTGGAGGCGGTCCAACGGATCGACGCCCTGTTCGAAATCGAACGCGCTATCAATGGCCAGACGGCCGAACAGCGCCGCGCAATCCGCCTGGAGCAATCCGCTCCCCTGGTCGCTGATCTGGAAATCTGGATGCGCGAACAGCGCGCCAAACTGTCGCGCGGCAACGATCTCGCCAAGGCCATGGATTATATGCTGAAACGCTGGCCCGCCTTCACCCGCTTCCTCGACGACGGCCGCATCTGCCTGTCGAACAATGCCGCCGAACGTGCCCTGCGTGGCATCGCCTTGGGCCGAAAGTCGTGGCTGTTCGCCGGCTCTGATCGTGGTGGCCAGCGCGCCGCCGCCATGTACAGCATGATCGTCACCGCCAAGATGAACGACATCGATCCGCAAGCCTGGCTGGCCGACGTCCTTGCCCGCATCGCCGGGCACTCCGCGAACCGGATCGATGAACTCCTGCCGTGGAACTGGCGCTCGCTGCCGCGCGTCGCCGACAGTCAGGCCGCCTGA
- a CDS encoding biliverdin-producing heme oxygenase has protein sequence MSKLFERIDDRYGLRDHLRSSTKAAHRRIDHHPLMRHLIQEGLTCRVYGDILVALYTLHAPTERALLEFVPETDVPRRSDLLMSDIEELGRVSDLVTPSVPQWDRKAPLTLNDYIGMRYVIEGSAMGGRAIREKLMVNLECSCKHVMRFFDGQHDHSHWQRFWVYVDQLDSLDATLTASASNEFFHEISELFDRHLTYRNNLLTAGFKPSSE, from the coding sequence TTGAGTAAGCTCTTTGAAAGGATTGATGATCGTTATGGCCTTCGTGATCATTTGCGAAGTTCTACAAAAGCAGCTCATCGCCGGATAGACCATCATCCATTGATGCGGCATCTGATTCAAGAAGGGCTTACGTGTCGTGTATATGGAGATATTTTAGTTGCTCTTTATACGTTACACGCCCCAACTGAACGGGCGCTCTTGGAGTTTGTGCCGGAAACTGATGTCCCGCGTCGCAGTGATCTTTTGATGTCAGATATTGAAGAACTTGGAAGAGTTAGTGATCTTGTTACGCCAAGTGTCCCCCAATGGGACCGAAAGGCCCCATTAACACTAAATGATTATATTGGGATGCGGTATGTTATTGAAGGCTCTGCCATGGGAGGTCGTGCTATTCGAGAGAAGTTGATGGTTAATTTAGAGTGCAGCTGTAAGCATGTAATGAGATTTTTTGATGGTCAACATGACCACTCGCATTGGCAACGGTTCTGGGTTTATGTTGATCAATTGGACAGTTTAGATGCGACCTTAACCGCGAGTGCATCGAACGAATTTTTTCATGAAATCAGTGAGTTGTTTGATCGGCATCTGACCTATCGGAACAACCTATTAACGGCGGGATTTAAGCCGAGTTCAGAATAA
- a CDS encoding plasmid pRiA4b ORF-3 family protein has product MTEIARLKIQLDDMDLPVIRRIEVPLTMRLADLHLVIQIAMGWENYHLYEFRVGRAVAYGIPDPDWPDSNTLSAKTATLADLLLHLKRNKTFQYVYDFGDDWMHTVKLEALAEADPEVSYPRLLDAQGACPPEDCGGPWGYAHYLEVIADPDHEDHDNMIEWRGPGFDPSTIDEAAIRKEFTKFANRRKRKPKATP; this is encoded by the coding sequence ATGACCGAGATTGCCCGCCTCAAGATCCAACTCGATGACATGGACCTGCCCGTGATCCGGCGGATCGAAGTGCCACTCACCATGCGTCTGGCGGATCTGCACCTTGTCATCCAGATCGCCATGGGCTGGGAAAACTATCACCTCTACGAATTCCGCGTCGGCCGCGCCGTCGCCTATGGCATTCCCGACCCGGATTGGCCGGACTCAAACACCCTCTCCGCCAAAACGGCGACCCTGGCCGATCTCCTCCTCCACCTCAAACGGAACAAAACATTCCAATACGTTTACGATTTCGGCGACGATTGGATGCATACGGTGAAACTCGAAGCTCTCGCCGAAGCCGATCCCGAGGTCAGCTATCCCCGCTTGCTGGACGCCCAAGGCGCCTGCCCGCCAGAAGACTGCGGCGGGCCCTGGGGCTACGCCCATTACCTCGAAGTCATCGCCGATCCCGACCATGAAGACCATGACAACATGATCGAATGGCGCGGCCCCGGATTTGATCCATCGACCATCGACGAAGCCGCTATCCGCAAGGAATTCACCAAGTTTGCCAATCGGCGTAAGCGGAAACCCAAGGCAACGCCGTAG
- the tnpB gene encoding IS66 family insertion sequence element accessory protein TnpB (TnpB, as the term is used for proteins encoded by IS66 family insertion elements, is considered an accessory protein, since TnpC, encoded by a neighboring gene, is a DDE family transposase.), which produces MIPVPSNVRVWLAVGRTDMRRGMNGLALQVQETLKRDPHAGDLFVFRGRSGDMIKIIWHDGLGMSLYAKRLEKGRFIWPSPADGVVAISPAQLAYMLDGIDWRSPRHTFRPKSAG; this is translated from the coding sequence ATGATCCCGGTTCCGAGCAATGTCCGGGTCTGGCTGGCGGTCGGCCGCACCGACATGCGCCGTGGCATGAACGGCCTGGCGCTCCAGGTTCAGGAGACATTGAAGCGCGATCCCCATGCCGGCGATCTGTTCGTCTTCCGGGGGCGGAGCGGTGACATGATCAAGATCATCTGGCACGACGGCTTGGGGATGTCGCTCTACGCCAAGCGGTTGGAGAAAGGCCGCTTCATCTGGCCGTCACCGGCTGACGGCGTAGTGGCGATTTCGCCGGCCCAACTCGCCTATATGCTGGACGGGATCGACTGGCGCAGCCCGCGCCACACCTTCCGTCCGAAAAGCGCTGGATAG
- the tnpC gene encoding IS66 family transposase, which produces MVPDALPTDIVALQAIIATQADALAAAQAGLMSKTLEVEKLRIELARLRRMQFGRSSEKISRAADQLELMLEEVESSAAAALAPAEDGASDGPAPKRNRARRPLPPHLPRTEVVHDSACTCPSCGGAMRKVGEDVTEILDYVPGRFQVIRHIRPAYSCRACEGMVQAPMPSMPIERGLPSAALLAHVLVSKYCDHLPLYRQSGIYARDGVDLDRGLLAEWVGKAATLVRPLVDAAEAHAMAGGQIHGDDTPVPVLAPGIGKTKTGRLWAYLRDERPWDGPAPPAVAYRYSPDRKGERPQKHLAGFRGHLHADGYAGFGELYLAKEGKPPPVTEVACWAHVRRKFHDVHVATTAPIAAEALERIGRLFAVERAIVGIPPDQRRAIRQVEACPIMGDLAGYLDASLTRISGKSELAAAIRYARSRWSALTRYLDDGHLEISNNAAERAMRPLALGRKNWLFAGSDAGGDRAAAIYTLTETAKLNGLDPEAYLRDVLTRIADHPVNRIADLLPWNIAP; this is translated from the coding sequence ATGGTTCCAGACGCCCTGCCCACCGATATCGTCGCGCTACAGGCCATCATCGCCACCCAGGCGGATGCGTTGGCCGCCGCCCAGGCCGGCCTGATGAGCAAGACGCTGGAGGTGGAGAAGCTGCGGATCGAGCTGGCCCGTTTGCGCCGGATGCAGTTCGGCCGCTCGTCGGAGAAAATCAGCCGCGCCGCCGATCAGTTGGAGCTGATGCTGGAGGAGGTCGAATCGAGTGCCGCCGCCGCCTTGGCGCCAGCCGAGGACGGTGCGAGCGACGGCCCCGCGCCGAAGCGCAATCGTGCCCGGCGGCCGCTGCCGCCACACCTGCCGCGCACCGAGGTGGTCCACGATAGCGCCTGTACCTGCCCTTCCTGCGGCGGAGCGATGCGCAAGGTCGGCGAAGACGTCACCGAGATCCTCGATTACGTCCCCGGCCGCTTTCAGGTGATCCGCCACATCCGGCCCGCCTATTCCTGCCGAGCCTGCGAGGGCATGGTCCAGGCGCCGATGCCCTCGATGCCGATCGAGCGCGGTCTGCCCTCCGCCGCCTTGCTGGCCCATGTGCTGGTGTCTAAATACTGCGATCACCTGCCGCTCTACCGCCAATCGGGGATCTATGCCCGCGATGGCGTCGATCTCGACCGTGGACTCCTGGCCGAGTGGGTCGGCAAGGCCGCCACCCTGGTCCGTCCCCTGGTGGACGCGGCCGAGGCCCATGCCATGGCCGGCGGCCAGATCCATGGTGACGACACGCCGGTGCCCGTGCTGGCGCCGGGGATCGGCAAGACCAAAACCGGCCGATTATGGGCGTATCTGCGCGACGAGCGGCCCTGGGATGGACCGGCTCCACCCGCCGTGGCCTACCGCTACAGTCCAGACCGCAAGGGCGAGCGTCCACAGAAGCATCTCGCCGGTTTCCGTGGCCACCTCCATGCCGATGGCTATGCCGGCTTCGGCGAGTTGTACCTGGCCAAGGAGGGCAAACCACCGCCAGTGACGGAGGTCGCCTGCTGGGCGCATGTACGCCGCAAATTCCACGATGTCCATGTCGCCACCACGGCACCGATCGCCGCGGAGGCGCTGGAACGTATCGGTCGCCTGTTCGCCGTCGAGCGCGCCATTGTCGGCATCCCACCCGACCAGCGTCGCGCCATCCGACAGGTCGAGGCCTGTCCCATCATGGGAGATCTGGCAGGCTACCTCGACGCCAGCCTGACCCGCATCTCCGGCAAAAGCGAGTTGGCCGCCGCCATCCGCTATGCCCGCTCGCGCTGGTCAGCGCTCACCCGCTATCTCGACGATGGCCACCTGGAGATCAGCAACAACGCCGCCGAACGGGCGATGCGCCCGCTGGCACTGGGCCGAAAAAACTGGTTGTTCGCCGGCTCCGATGCCGGCGGCGACCGCGCCGCCGCCATCTACACTCTGACCGAGACCGCCAAGCTCAACGGCCTCGACCCGGAGGCCTATCTGCGCGATGTTCTGACGCGGATTGCCGACCACCCGGTAAACCGCATCGCCGACCTGCTGCCCTGGAACATCGCACCATGA
- the tnpB gene encoding IS66 family insertion sequence element accessory protein TnpB (TnpB, as the term is used for proteins encoded by IS66 family insertion elements, is considered an accessory protein, since TnpC, encoded by a neighboring gene, is a DDE family transposase.) gives MIVPPTSTRVWLASGHTDMRKGFDGLAMLVQAKLSRDPFGGQVFVFRGRRGDLIKVLWWDGQGLCLFSKRLEKGRFVWPSPADGIVGLTPAQLGMLLEGIDWRMPIRTWKPQSAG, from the coding sequence ATGATCGTGCCGCCGACGTCGACGCGGGTGTGGTTGGCTTCCGGGCACACCGACATGCGCAAAGGTTTTGACGGGCTGGCGATGCTGGTGCAGGCGAAGCTGTCTCGCGATCCCTTCGGCGGCCAGGTCTTCGTGTTCCGGGGGCGGCGGGGCGATCTGATCAAGGTGTTGTGGTGGGACGGCCAAGGTCTTTGCCTATTTTCCAAGCGTCTGGAGAAGGGCCGCTTCGTCTGGCCGTCGCCGGCGGACGGCATCGTCGGGCTGACTCCGGCGCAACTCGGCATGCTGCTGGAGGGGATCGACTGGAGGATGCCGATCCGCACCTGGAAGCCGCAATCGGCGGGGTGA
- a CDS encoding response regulator: MDWMMEVMDGLECTRRIRGGVNGIDPAVPIVLLTGNKGKESEASAYNAGVSVYLEKPFSIKQLHSGVMKALGLNGVGVS; this comes from the coding sequence ATGGATTGGATGATGGAAGTCATGGATGGGCTGGAGTGTACGCGCCGGATTCGCGGGGGGGTAAATGGCATTGATCCTGCGGTCCCAATAGTCCTTCTTACCGGGAATAAGGGCAAAGAATCAGAGGCATCTGCTTATAATGCCGGTGTCAGCGTTTATCTGGAGAAGCCTTTTTCAATAAAACAACTACATTCTGGCGTGATGAAGGCGTTAGGATTAAATGGTGTTGGTGTGTCTTGA